Part of the Spirochaetota bacterium genome, AAATGGTCGCGCGCGTAGCTTTTATATCCCTCGCGTTCGGGTATTATCACTGCGATCTCGCGGCTGGTACGGCTTTTCAGGAGGCTCGCGCTTTTATTGATCCGGTAATCGGTCTTTTTTACCGCGGCCTCTATGCGTGTGCGCGTATCGGCGCCGAGATATCCTTTTCCGGAAAAGAATTTCGACACCGATGTGGTGCCGACGCCGGCAAGCCGAGCAATGTCACGTATCGTTGACGGCGATCTCCGCATGCTCACGCTTCCCCGATGCTCCGGAGATAATCCATGCATCCGGTCACGACCGCATGCCGCGACGGTACATCAAGGCCGGTGACGAGCGCGCCTTCCACTTCCAGAGTGAGCGGGCCGGAAAATCCATTGGTGTGCAGTGCGGCGAATATTTCAGGGAAGCGTACGACACCGCGCCCGAAAACGGGGAAATTGCCTGACTTGAACCCGCCGTCGGTGTCCTTGAGATGCACGCTCGCTACCGACGCGATGATCTTCTTGAGCTCATCCGCGCTGTCCATGTTCTGATTGTAGTAGAAGATGTTCGCTGTGTCGAAATTGATGCGCACGTTCGGATGCGATACCTCGCGCATGGTGCGGAGCATCTCCTCCGCGTTCAGACAGAACGGGGGATGCGTCTCGAGGCATATCGTCACGCCGTTCTCCGCGGCGCGCTCGCCCACACGTTTCAATACCGATATCGCGAGAGCGCGGTCATTGCCTTTCGCGCTGATGAAGTAGTGGGCAACACCGATCGCCTTCGCTGCAGCGCAGGCGGTGAGCACGGCTTCTATCGATGCGGCATCATCGCAGTTGAGGTCGCCCGCGATGGTGAGCGGTGTAACGCCGTTCGTCCGGCAGACGGCATCGGTCTTTTTCAGCGCATCGACAGGCTGCGCCGGAATTTCCGCGAAGTGTATCCCCGCGAGCGGGAGATGCTTTGCCGCTGTTTCGATGCTGTCATAGACGCCGACGCGGCAGGATATCTTGTTCTGCTTTTTCATGATGCAAGTCCTTACAGTATGATGATCGCGGGTTCACGCGTTCGCCCAGCGTTTGAGATCGCCGATAGACTTCTTGATGTCATCATCTTTTTTGCTTCCGCTGATCTCCCGTTCGATGATAAGCTCTCCGGTGAAGCCTATCTCCCTGAGCCGCTTTATGAATTCCGGGAAACGTACCTTCCCTTCGCCGATAGGCGTTTCCTTGCCGAGATTTCGACCGTTGACAGGATACAGTCCGTCCTTTGCATGGATATTCTTAACGTATTTGCCGAATACGTCAAGCGCATCGATGGGATTTCCTTTGCCGTAGAGGATGAGGTTCGCCGGATCGAGATTGATGCCGAGATTGTCAAGGCCGCTCTCTTCGATATAGCGAAGCAGTGTTACCGGCGTTTCCTGTCCTGTCTCGAACCAGAATTCGACGCCGAGATCCCTGCAGTATGCGCCGATGTCCTTTATCGCATCGAGCACGGGAAGATAATCCGCATCGCTCATGTTCTCCGGGAGGAAACCCGCATGGGTGATGATAGCTTTTACGCCTATCTTTTTCGCGAAGTCGGCCGCGAGCTTTAATTCCTTCACTCGCTGAGCACGCAGCTCCTTCGGGATGAGCCCGAGCGTCGATGGCCCCTCAGTGAAATTCCACTTGCAGCCGCCGGTATATCCCGCCCAAAGCCCGCTCACGCGAATGCCGGTGCTTTTCATGTCGGTCACGACCTGCGCTGCGATATCATCGCGCCAGAGCGAGGGATCCCAGTTGACGAATTGACATACGGCAAGACCGAATTTCTTCACTTCTTCGAACGTGTTCTTTCCTTCCGTAAGCCGGGTGATGACGCCGATGTCCATGATGATTCTCCTGTATTGTTGATGGTATTATTGCACGGTGACCGTTTTTCCAGCCGCTATGCTTTCCGCACTCATGAGCGCGAGCGAGATGGAGTCGCGTGATGATCCCGGCATGCATAGTTCCGGCGCTTTCCCGGAACGCACGCATTCGAAGAAGTATTCCAGTTCCGCTCGATGCCCCCCGCCTGCCGCTATAGGAACATCCTCGTATGTGTTCCCGCTGTACCGCATGAGCTTGCCGCCCTGATACTTCATGACCGTCTTGTCGAACACCGCCTGGAATTCCATGACGAAATCACGTTTTCCCATCCAGCCGCTTTCGATAAGAACG contains:
- a CDS encoding sugar phosphate isomerase/epimerase family protein, with the translated sequence MKKQNKISCRVGVYDSIETAAKHLPLAGIHFAEIPAQPVDALKKTDAVCRTNGVTPLTIAGDLNCDDAASIEAVLTACAAAKAIGVAHYFISAKGNDRALAISVLKRVGERAAENGVTICLETHPPFCLNAEEMLRTMREVSHPNVRINFDTANIFYYNQNMDSADELKKIIASVASVHLKDTDGGFKSGNFPVFGRGVVRFPEIFAALHTNGFSGPLTLEVEGALVTGLDVPSRHAVVTGCMDYLRSIGEA
- a CDS encoding sugar phosphate isomerase/epimerase family protein, which produces MDIGVITRLTEGKNTFEEVKKFGLAVCQFVNWDPSLWRDDIAAQVVTDMKSTGIRVSGLWAGYTGGCKWNFTEGPSTLGLIPKELRAQRVKELKLAADFAKKIGVKAIITHAGFLPENMSDADYLPVLDAIKDIGAYCRDLGVEFWFETGQETPVTLLRYIEESGLDNLGINLDPANLILYGKGNPIDALDVFGKYVKNIHAKDGLYPVNGRNLGKETPIGEGKVRFPEFIKRLREIGFTGELIIEREISGSKKDDDIKKSIGDLKRWANA